A genomic region of Raphanus sativus cultivar WK10039 chromosome 6, ASM80110v3, whole genome shotgun sequence contains the following coding sequences:
- the LOC108806176 gene encoding proline transporter 1: MTFSRFFHVVEEGGGGERQRERLLAAASETQELFVLENMTATEANNRKGDDIGIEIPDTAHQVSTDSWFQVAFVLTTGINSAYVLGYSGTVMVPLGWIGGVVGLIIATAISLYANSLVAKLHEFGGRRHIRYRDLAGFIYGRKAYHLTWGLQYVNLFMINCGYIILAGSALKAVYVLFRDDHVIKLPHCIAIVGLICAVFAIGIPHLSALGTWLAVSTILSLIYIVVAIVLSARDGVKAPPRDYEIQGSSLNKLFTITGAAANLVFAFNTGMLPEIQATVRQPVVKNMMKALYFQFTAGVLPMYAVTFIGYWAYGSSTSTYLLNSVNGPIWVKALANVSAILQSVIALHIFASPTYEYMDTKFGIKGNPLALKNLTFRIVARGGYVAVSTLVSALLPFLGDFMSLTGAVSTFPLTFILANHMYYKAMNNKLSPLQKIWHWFNVVFFSLMSVAAAIAAVRLIAVDSKNFHVFADM; encoded by the exons ATGACTTTCTCAAGATTCTTTCATGTGGTCGAAGAAGGAGGTGGAGgagaaagacaaagagaaaGGCTGTTAGCTGCTGCTTCAGAGACACAAGAGCTGTTTGTCCTAGAAAACATGACTGCCACTGAAGCTAATAACCGCAAAGGGGACGATATTGGTATCGAAATACCTGACACTGCTCACCAAGTTAGCACCG ATTCATGGTTTCAGGTGGCGTTCGTGCTCACCACTGGTATAAACAGTGCATACGTGTTGGGATATTCAGGAACAGTGATGGTTCCTTTAGGTTGGATTGGTGGTGTGGTTGGTCTTATCATAGCTACTGCAATCTCTCTCTATGCAAACAGTCTCGTTGCCAAGCTCCATGAGTTTGGTGGCAGAAGACACATCCGCTACAGAGACCTTGCTGGATTCATTTACg gtAGAAAGGCTTATCACCTTACATGGGGATTACAATATGTCAATCTTTTCATGATTAATTGTGGATACATCATACTAGCTGGTTCTGCCTTGAAG GCTGTTTATGTGCTCTTCAGGGATGATCATGTCATTAAATTACCTCACTGTATAGCCATTGTTGGTCTTATCTGCGCGGTTTTCGCTATTGGCATTCCTCATTTATCAGCTCTTGGGACCTGGCTTGCTGTTTCCACCATCCTCAGCCTCATCTACATCGTTGTGGCAATTGTGTTATCAGCTAGAGACG GAGTAAAAGCACCACCAAGAGATTACGAGATACAAGGATCATCATTAAACAAACTCTTCACCATCACAGGAGCAGCAGCAAACTTGGTCTTCGCATTCAACACAGGGATGCTTCCAGAGATTCAG GCAACAGTGAGACAACCGGTTGTGAAAAACATGATGAAGGCTCTATACTTTCAGTTCACAGCTGGAGTTCTACCAATGTACGCTGTTACATTCATTGGATATTGGGCTTACGGTTCCTCAACCTCCACCTACTTGCTAAACAGTGTTAATGGCCCAATCTGGGTCAAAGCCCTTGCTAACGTCTCTGCTATCCTTCAATCCGTTATCGCTTTACAC aTATTTGCAAGTCCAACATATGAGTACATGGACACAAAGTTTGGGATCAAAGGAAACCCACTGGCTTTGAAAAACTTGACGTTCAGGATCGTGGCCCGTGGAGGGTACGTAGCGGTTAGCACGCTCGTCTCTGCGCTCTTGCCTTTTCTCGGAGACTTCATGAGTCTCACTGGTGCAGTGAGCACATTCCCACTCACATTCATTCTAGCCAACCACATGTACTACAAGGCTATGAACAATAAGCTCAGTCCTTTGCAAAAGATATGGCATTGGTTTAACGTTGTCTTCTTCAGTTTGATGTCTGTTGCTGCCGCCATTGCAGCTGTTAGACTCATTGCAGTTGATTCCAAAAACTTTCACGTTTTTGCAGATATGTAA
- the LOC108812728 gene encoding proline transporter 3, whose product MSSTGAKNRTSHVNDGEHFDVEVPDTAHQISSDSWFQVAFVLTTGINNAYVLGYSGTVMVPLGWVGGVVGLILATAISLYANALVAKLHEFGGKRHIRYRDLAGFIYGRKAYCLTWGLQYVNLFMINCGFIILAGSALKAVYVLFRDDHVMKLPHFIAIAGLVCAVFAIGVPHLSALGIWLVVSTILSLIFIIVAIVLAVKDGVKTHSRDYEIQGSPLSKLFTITAAAANLTFVFNTGMLPEIQATVRKPVVKNMMKALYFQFTVGVLPMLAVTFIGYWAYGSSTSTYLLNSVTGPLWVKALANISAFLQSVICLHIFASPTYEYMDTKFGVTGSTLALKNLTFRIMARGGYLAVSTLLSALLPFLGDFMSFTGAVSTIPLTFILANHMYYKAKDNKLNPVQKLWHWLNVVFFSLMAVAAAIAALRLISVDSKNFHVFADL is encoded by the exons ATGAGTTCCACAGGAGCTAAGAACCGTACAAGCCATGTTAATGATGGAGAACATTTTGATGTCGAAGTCCCTGACACTGCTCATCAGATTAGCAGCG ATTCATGGTTTCAAGTGGCGTTTGTCCTGACAACTGGTATAAACAACGCCTATGTGTTGGGATATTCAGGAACAGTAATGGTTCCTTTAGGTTGGGTTGGTGGTGTGGTTGGTCTTATACTTGCAACTGCTATATCTCTCTATGCAAACGCTCTTGTAGCCAAGCTTCATGAGTTTGGTGGCAAGAGACATATTCGTTACAGAGACCTCGCTGGATTCATTTACG GTAGAAAGGCTTATTGTCTTACATGGGGATTGCAATATGTCAATCTTTTCATGATTAACTGTGGATTCATCATACTAGCTGGTTCCGCTTTAAAG GCTGTTTATGTGCTTTTTAGAGATGATCATGTCATGAAACTACCTCATTTCATAGCCATCGCTGGTCTGGTTTGTGCGGTATTCGCTATTGGTGTTCCTCACTTATCAGCTCTTGGGATATGGCTTGTAGTTTCAACCATCCTCAGTCTCATCTTCATCATTGTTGCAATCGTGCTAGCAGTTAAAGATG GAGTGAAAACACATTCAAGAGACTACGAGATACAAGGATCACCGTTAAGTAAACTTTTCACCAtcacagcagcagcagcaaatCTTACTTTTGTATTCAACACAGGGATGCTTCCAGAAATTCAG GCCACGGTGAGAAAACCCGTGGTGAAAAACATGATGAAGGCTCTATACTTTCAGTTCACGGTCGGTGTTTTACCAATGTTGGCGGTTACATTCATCGGATACTGGGCTTACGGTTCCTCAACCTCGACCTATCTGCTAAACAGTGTTACTGGTCCTCTTTGGGTCAAAGCCCTTGCTAACATCTCTGCTTTCCTTCAATCAGTTATCTGTTTACAC ATATTTGCGAGTCCAACATATGAGTATATGGACACAAAGTTTGGGGTCACAGGCAGCACATTGGCGTTAAAGAACTTGACGTTTAGGATCATGGCCCGAGGCGGGTACCTAGCGGTTAGCACGCTTCTCTCAGCGCTCTTGCCGTTTCTTGGAGACTTCATGAGCTTCACTGGTGCAGTGAGCACAATCCCTCTCACGTTCATTCTAGCCAACCACATGTACTACAAGGCCAAGGACAATAAGCTGAATCCTGTGCAAAAGCTATGGCATTGGCTTAACGTTGTCTTCTTCAGTTTGATGGCTGTTGCTGCAGCCATTGCAGCTCTCAGGCTCATCTCCGTTGACTCCAAGAACTTCCACGTTTTTGCAGATTTGTAA
- the LOC108812730 gene encoding LIM domain-containing protein WLIM2a, producing MSFTGTQQKCRACEKTVYPMELLSADGVPFHKSCFKCSHCKSTLQLSNYSSMEGVLYCKPHFEQLFKETGSFNKNFQSPAKPLTDKPTPELTRTPSRVAGMFSGTQDKCATCSKTVYPIEKVTVESQCYHKSCFKCSHGGCPISPSNYAALEGILYCKHHFAQLFKEKGSYNHLIKSASIKRSAAAAATAAAAAADVEAVSES from the exons ATGTCGTTTACAGGAACGCAGCAGAAATGCAGGGCGTGTGAGAAGACAGTGTACCCAATGGAGCTTCTCTCAGCTGATGGTGTCCCTTTTCACAAGTCTTGCTTCAAGTGCTCTCACTGCAAATCCACCCTTCAA CTAAGCAATTATTCATCGATGGAAGGTGTGTTGTACTGTAAGCCTCACTTTGAGCAGCTCTTCAAGGAGACTGGTAGTTTCAACAAGAACTTTCAATCAC CTGCAAAGCCATTAACTGACAAGCCAACCCCTGAGCTG ACAAGGACACCTAGCCGAGTTGCCGGAATGTTCTCTGGAACGCAAGATAAATGCGCTACCTGCAGTAAAACCGTGTACCCTATCGAGAAGGTAACCGTGGAGAGCCAGTGTTACCACAAGTCCTGCTTCAAGTGCTCGCACGGAGGCTGTCCCATCTCTCCTTCCAACTACGCGGCTCTGGAAGGAATCTTGTACTGCAAACACCATTTCGCTCAGCTTTTCAAAGAGAAAGGAAGTTACAATCACCTCATCAAATCTGCTTCCATCAAACGCTCCGCCGCCGCTGCGGCCACAGCTGCTGCTGCCGCTGCTGATGTAGAAGCCGTCTCTGAATCTTAA
- the LOC108812729 gene encoding uncharacterized protein At2g39920 has protein sequence MSAYAQQMEREVSGLSSRGNSEMGSRLSIESGCYMTSLAATIFIASLITFGVLMLTLLIAISTMLQSCENKNSGIVQVHRLVDDDESLSYCRILSLHSKLKGLVEEESSIELPLLCRDVALQRIKRGVYLRELNFTIQMVLTYFKTIKPGNDNRDVVVIDVDDISLIEQESYIEEAKQQRSKLTLELYSKLTQGYSVVLLSRRPERERNSTVEQLKSRGYSHWSGLIMREDTRQKEELERDYRIVGVIGNHMDVLTGQWNWQSKRLFKLPSLTYNDIFGLH, from the exons ATGTCAGCTTATGCGCAACAGATGGAGAGGGAAGTCTCAGGTCTCTCAAGCCGAGGCAACTccg AGATGGGTAGTCGGCTTTCGATAGAATCTGGATGTTACATGACATCTTTAGCAGCTACCATCTTCATTGCTTCTCTTATAACATTCGGTGTCTTGATGCTTACACTTCTTATAGCTATATCAACCATGTTACAGAGCTGCGAAAACAAAAACTCCGGGATCGTCCAGGTTCATAGacttgttgatgatgatgagagtTTGAGTTACTGCAGAATTTTGTCTCTACATTCTAAGCTCAAAGGCTTGGTCGAAGAAGAGAGTAGTATTGAGTTACCGTTGTTATGCAGAGACGTTGCTTTACAAAGAATTAAACGAGGAGTATACTTGAGAGAGTTGAATTTCACTATCCAGATGGTTCTCACTTACTTCAAGACCATTAAACCGGGGAATGATAACCGGGACGTTGTTGTGATCGATGTTGATGACATCAGTCT GATAGAACAAGAGAGTTACATTGAAGAAGCAAAGCAGCAGAGAAGCAAACTAACACTTGAACTATACTCTAAGCTAACACAAGGCTATTCAGTGGTTCTGTTATCAAGAAGACctgaaagagagagaaactCCACGGTGGAGCAGCTAAAATCTAGAGGATACAGCCACTGGTCCGGTTTGATCATGAG GGAAGATACAAGGCAGAAAGAAGAGTTGGAAAGAGATTACCGAATAGTTGGAGTCATTGGTAATCACATGGATGTGTTAACAGGCCAATGGAACTGGCAAAGCAAGCGTCTGTTCAAGCTTCCAAGTCTTACctataatgatatttttggaTTACATTGA
- the LOC108813481 gene encoding isoamylase 1, chloroplastic isoform X2 produces the protein MDAIKCSSTFLHRTNLNTLFSNHTFPKPRTPNFNRRAAQPLSLSSAKDRTRTTEPENVAVVEKPLKSTRFLVSDGLPSPFGATVRDNGVNFSVYSSNSVSATICLISLSDLLQNKVTEEIQLDPSRNRTGHVWHVFLKGDFEDMLYGYRFDGKLSPEEGHYYDSSTILLDPYAKAIISRDEFGVLGGDDNCWPQMACMVPTLDDEFDWEGDMPLKLSQKDLVIYEMHVRGFTRHESSNIEFPGTYQGVAEKLDHLQELGINCIELMPCHEFNELEYYSYNPILGDHRVNFWGYSTIGFFSPMVRYSSASSRNFAGRAINEFKTLVKQAHKRGIEVIMDVVLNHTAEGNEKGPILSFRGVDNSVYYMLAPKGEFYNYSGCGNTFNCNHPVVRQFIVDCLRYWVTEMHVDGFRFDLGSIMSRSSSLWDAANVYGADIEGDLLTTGTPVSCPPVLDMISNDPVLRGVKLIAEAWDAGGLYQVGMFPHWGIWSEWNGKFRDVVRHFIKGTDGFSGAFAECLCGSPNLYQQGGRKPWNSINFVCVHDGFTLADLVTYNNKNNLANGEENNDGENHNCSWNCGEEGEFVSISVKRLRKRQMRNFFVSLMVAQGVPMIYMGDEYGHTKGGNNNTYCHDNYLNYFRWDKKEEAHDDYFRFCRLLIKFRDECESLGLDDFPTSKRLQWHGIAPETPDWSESSRFVAFSLVDSVKKEIYVAFNTSHLATLVTLPNRPGYRWEPFVDTSKPSPFDCITHDLPGRETAMKQYRHFLDANIYPMLSYSSIILLLSPIDDS, from the exons ATGGATGCAATCAAATGCAGCTCCACCTTCCTCCACCGCACCAATCTCAACACTCTCTTCTCTAACCACACGTTCCCTAAACCCCGCACGCCCAATTTCAACCGGCGAGCCGCGCAGCCACTCTCGCTTTCCTCCGCCAAGGACAGAACAAGAACCACCGAACCCGAAAACGTCGCCGTAGTGGAGAAacctcttaaatcaacgagatTCCTCGTCTCGGACGGACTCCCTTCCCCGTTCGGCGCCACCGTTAGAGACAACGGCGTCAATTTCTCCGTTTACTCTTCGAACTCCGTCTCCGCAACCATCTGCTTGATCTCCCTCTCCGATCTCCTTCAG AACAAAGTGACGGAGGAGATTCAGCTCGATCCGTCGAGGAATAGAACGGGCCACGTGTGGCACGTGTTCTTAAAAGGTGATTTCGAAGATATGTTGTACGGTTACAGATTCGATGGGAAGTTATCTCCTGAAGAAGGTCATTACTATGACTCCTCCACTATCTTATTGGATCCTTACGCTAAG gCAATTATTAGTAGGGATGAGTTTGGAGTTTTGGGAGGTGATGATAATTGTTGGCCTCAAATGGCTTGTATGGTGCCCACTCTTGATGATGAG TTTGATTGGGAAGGGGATATGCCTCTGAAGCTTTCACAGAAGGACCTTGTGATATATGAAATGCATGTGCGAGGTTTCACACGGCATGAATCTAGCAACATTGAGTTCCCTGGCACGTACCAGGGTGTTGCAGAGAAGCTTGACCATTTGCAG GAGCTTGGGATAAATTGCATTGAATTAATGCCATGTCACGAGTTTAATGAGCTGGAGTATTACAGCTACAATCCGATATTGGGAGATCACAG GGTAAATTTTTGGGGTTATTCTACCATTGGGTTTTTCTCGCCCATGGTCAGATACTCATCAGCAAGCTCTCGCAACTTTGCTGGAAGAGCCATTAATGAGTTCAAAACTCTTGTTAAACAAGCACATAAACGAGGAATTGAG GTTATCATGGATGTCGTTTTGAACCACACTGCCGAAGGCAATGAAAAAGGACCTATTTTATCATTTAGAGGAGTTGATAATAGTGTCTATTACATGCTTGCTCCAAAG GGGGAGTTCTATAATTATTCAGGCTGTGGTAATACATTTAACTGCAATCATCCTGTAGTGCGTCAATTCATAGTGGATTGCCTGAG ATATTGGGTAACAGAAATGCATGTTGACGGCTTCCGCTTTGATCTTGGTTCAATCATGTCAAGGAGTAGCAG CCTTTGGGATGCAGCCAACGTTTATGGGGCTGATATAGAAGGTGACTTGCTGACCACTGGTACCCCTGTTAGCTGCCCTCCTGTACTTGACATGATAAGTAATGACCCAGTACTTCGTGGTGTTAAG CTAATAGCTGAAGCATGGGATGCTGGTGGCCTTTACCAAGTTGGCATGTTTCCACACTGGGGTATATGGTCTGAGTGGAATGGAAAG TTCCGGGATGTTGTTAGACACTTCATAAAAGGCACCGATGGCTTTTCCGGTGCTTTTGCTGAATGTCTCTGTGGAAGCCCAAACTTGTACCAG CAGGGAGGGAGGAAACCATGGAACAGCATCAATTTTGTATGTGTGCATGATGGTTTTACTTTGGCAGATTTAGTAACTTACAACAATAAGAATAACTTGGCAAATGGAGAAGAGAATAATGATGGAGAGAATCACAATTGCAGCTGGAACTGCGGAGAG GAGGGAGAGTTTGTGAGTATCTCGGTGAAGAGATTAAGGAAACGACAAATGCGAAATTTCTTTGTTTCCCTCATGGTTGCCCAG GGTGTCCCGATGATATACATGGGAGATGAATATGGTCATACGAAAGGGGGGAACAACAACACCTATTGCCATGACAACTAT TTGAACTATTTTAGGTGGGATAAAAAGGAAGAAGCACATGATGACTACTTCAGATTCTGCCGTCTTCTGATCAAGTTTCGTGA TGAATGTGAATCACTTGGCCTTGACGACTTCCCAACATCAAAGCGTCTGCAATGGCATGGTATTGCTCCTGAGACGCCAGATTGGTCTGAATCAAGTCGATTTGTTGCATTTTCACTG GTGGATTCAGTGaagaaagaaatatatgtaGCCTTCAACACGAGTCACTTAGCCACACTTGTTACACTGCCTAACCGGCCTGGATACCGATGGGAGCCATTCGTAGACACGAGCAAACCAAGCCCTTTCGACTGCATAACACATGATCTCCCAGGGAGAGAAACGGCGATGAAGCAATACAGACACTTCTTAGATGCAAATATTTACCCGATGCTCAGTTACTCTTCCATCATCCTCCTCCTTTCACCTATCGACGACAGCTGA
- the LOC108813481 gene encoding isoamylase 1, chloroplastic isoform X1 gives MDAIKCSSTFLHRTNLNTLFSNHTFPKPRTPNFNRRAAQPLSLSSAKDRTRTTEPENVAVVEKPLKSTRFLVSDGLPSPFGATVRDNGVNFSVYSSNSVSATICLISLSDLLQNKVTEEIQLDPSRNRTGHVWHVFLKGDFEDMLYGYRFDGKLSPEEGHYYDSSTILLDPYAKAIISRDEFGVLGGDDNCWPQMACMVPTLDDEFDWEGDMPLKLSQKDLVIYEMHVRGFTRHESSNIEFPGTYQGVAEKLDHLQELGINCIELMPCHEFNELEYYSYNPILGDHRVNFWGYSTIGFFSPMVRYSSASSRNFAGRAINEFKTLVKQAHKRGIEVIMDVVLNHTAEGNEKGPILSFRGVDNSVYYMLAPKGEFYNYSGCGNTFNCNHPVVRQFIVDCLRYWVTEMHVDGFRFDLGSIMSRSSSLWDAANVYGADIEGDLLTTGTPVSCPPVLDMISNDPVLRGVKLIAEAWDAGGLYQVGMFPHWGIWSEWNGKFRDVVRHFIKGTDGFSGAFAECLCGSPNLYQGGRKPWNSINFVCVHDGFTLADLVTYNNKNNLANGEENNDGENHNCSWNCGEEGEFVSISVKRLRKRQMRNFFVSLMVAQGVPMIYMGDEYGHTKGGNNNTYCHDNYLNYFRWDKKEEAHDDYFRFCRLLIKFRDECESLGLDDFPTSKRLQWHGIAPETPDWSESSRFVAFSLVDSVKKEIYVAFNTSHLATLVTLPNRPGYRWEPFVDTSKPSPFDCITHDLPGRETAMKQYRHFLDANIYPMLSYSSIILLLSPIDDS, from the exons ATGGATGCAATCAAATGCAGCTCCACCTTCCTCCACCGCACCAATCTCAACACTCTCTTCTCTAACCACACGTTCCCTAAACCCCGCACGCCCAATTTCAACCGGCGAGCCGCGCAGCCACTCTCGCTTTCCTCCGCCAAGGACAGAACAAGAACCACCGAACCCGAAAACGTCGCCGTAGTGGAGAAacctcttaaatcaacgagatTCCTCGTCTCGGACGGACTCCCTTCCCCGTTCGGCGCCACCGTTAGAGACAACGGCGTCAATTTCTCCGTTTACTCTTCGAACTCCGTCTCCGCAACCATCTGCTTGATCTCCCTCTCCGATCTCCTTCAG AACAAAGTGACGGAGGAGATTCAGCTCGATCCGTCGAGGAATAGAACGGGCCACGTGTGGCACGTGTTCTTAAAAGGTGATTTCGAAGATATGTTGTACGGTTACAGATTCGATGGGAAGTTATCTCCTGAAGAAGGTCATTACTATGACTCCTCCACTATCTTATTGGATCCTTACGCTAAG gCAATTATTAGTAGGGATGAGTTTGGAGTTTTGGGAGGTGATGATAATTGTTGGCCTCAAATGGCTTGTATGGTGCCCACTCTTGATGATGAG TTTGATTGGGAAGGGGATATGCCTCTGAAGCTTTCACAGAAGGACCTTGTGATATATGAAATGCATGTGCGAGGTTTCACACGGCATGAATCTAGCAACATTGAGTTCCCTGGCACGTACCAGGGTGTTGCAGAGAAGCTTGACCATTTGCAG GAGCTTGGGATAAATTGCATTGAATTAATGCCATGTCACGAGTTTAATGAGCTGGAGTATTACAGCTACAATCCGATATTGGGAGATCACAG GGTAAATTTTTGGGGTTATTCTACCATTGGGTTTTTCTCGCCCATGGTCAGATACTCATCAGCAAGCTCTCGCAACTTTGCTGGAAGAGCCATTAATGAGTTCAAAACTCTTGTTAAACAAGCACATAAACGAGGAATTGAG GTTATCATGGATGTCGTTTTGAACCACACTGCCGAAGGCAATGAAAAAGGACCTATTTTATCATTTAGAGGAGTTGATAATAGTGTCTATTACATGCTTGCTCCAAAG GGGGAGTTCTATAATTATTCAGGCTGTGGTAATACATTTAACTGCAATCATCCTGTAGTGCGTCAATTCATAGTGGATTGCCTGAG ATATTGGGTAACAGAAATGCATGTTGACGGCTTCCGCTTTGATCTTGGTTCAATCATGTCAAGGAGTAGCAG CCTTTGGGATGCAGCCAACGTTTATGGGGCTGATATAGAAGGTGACTTGCTGACCACTGGTACCCCTGTTAGCTGCCCTCCTGTACTTGACATGATAAGTAATGACCCAGTACTTCGTGGTGTTAAG CTAATAGCTGAAGCATGGGATGCTGGTGGCCTTTACCAAGTTGGCATGTTTCCACACTGGGGTATATGGTCTGAGTGGAATGGAAAG TTCCGGGATGTTGTTAGACACTTCATAAAAGGCACCGATGGCTTTTCCGGTGCTTTTGCTGAATGTCTCTGTGGAAGCCCAAACTTGTACCAG GGAGGGAGGAAACCATGGAACAGCATCAATTTTGTATGTGTGCATGATGGTTTTACTTTGGCAGATTTAGTAACTTACAACAATAAGAATAACTTGGCAAATGGAGAAGAGAATAATGATGGAGAGAATCACAATTGCAGCTGGAACTGCGGAGAG GAGGGAGAGTTTGTGAGTATCTCGGTGAAGAGATTAAGGAAACGACAAATGCGAAATTTCTTTGTTTCCCTCATGGTTGCCCAG GGTGTCCCGATGATATACATGGGAGATGAATATGGTCATACGAAAGGGGGGAACAACAACACCTATTGCCATGACAACTAT TTGAACTATTTTAGGTGGGATAAAAAGGAAGAAGCACATGATGACTACTTCAGATTCTGCCGTCTTCTGATCAAGTTTCGTGA TGAATGTGAATCACTTGGCCTTGACGACTTCCCAACATCAAAGCGTCTGCAATGGCATGGTATTGCTCCTGAGACGCCAGATTGGTCTGAATCAAGTCGATTTGTTGCATTTTCACTG GTGGATTCAGTGaagaaagaaatatatgtaGCCTTCAACACGAGTCACTTAGCCACACTTGTTACACTGCCTAACCGGCCTGGATACCGATGGGAGCCATTCGTAGACACGAGCAAACCAAGCCCTTTCGACTGCATAACACATGATCTCCCAGGGAGAGAAACGGCGATGAAGCAATACAGACACTTCTTAGATGCAAATATTTACCCGATGCTCAGTTACTCTTCCATCATCCTCCTCCTTTCACCTATCGACGACAGCTGA
- the LOC108813379 gene encoding coronatine-insensitive protein 1: MDPDIKKKCRLTPEDNTTTTTPPLLLISVDDVIEQVMPYITDPKDRDSASLVCRRWFKIDSETREHVTMALCYTSTPDRLSRRFPNLRSLKLKGKPRAAMFNLIPENWGGFVTPWVNEIAASLRRLKSVHFRRMIVSDLDLDVLARARLDELEALKLDKCSGFSTDGLLSIVKHCRRIKTLLMEESSFLEKDGKWLHELALHNTSLEVLNFYMTEFTKISPGDLETIARNCRRSLVSVKVGDFEILELVGFFRAATNLEEFCGGSLNEDIGRPEKYMNLTFPPKLCRLGLSYMGPNEMPILFPFAAQIRKLDLLYALLETEDHCTLIQRCPNLEVLETRNVIGDRGLEILAQHCKNLKRLRIERGADEQGMEDEEGLVSQRGLIALSQGCQELEYMAVYVSDITNESLESIGTYLKNLCDFRLVLLDREERITDLPLDNGVRSLLIGCKKLRRFAFYLRQGGLTDVGLSYIGQYSPNVRWMLLGYVGETDEGLMEFSRGCPSLQKLEMRGCCFSERAIAAAVMRLPSLRYLWVQGYRASVRGQDLRLMSRPYWNIELIPSRRVPEVNQLGEVREMEHPAHILAYYSLAGQRTDCPPTVRVLKET; the protein is encoded by the exons ATGGATCCCGATATCAAGAAGAAGTGCAGATTAACTCCAGAAGACAACACGACGACGACGACTCCGCCGCTTCTCCTAATCTCCGTCGATGACGTCATCGAGCAAGTCATGCCATACATAACCGACCCCAAAGACCGAGACTCCGCCTCCCTCGTCTGCCGCAGATGGTTCAAGATCGACTCCGAGACCAGAGAGCACGTCACCATGGCCCTCTGCTACACCTCAACCCCCGATCGCCTCAGCCGCCGCTTCCCGAATCTCAGGTCCCTCAAGCTCAAAGGGAAGCCTCGCGCCGCCATGTTCAACCTCATCCCCGAGAACTGGGGCGGGTTCGTCACCCCCTGGGTCAACGAGATCGCCGCGTCGCTCCGGAGGCTCAAGTCGGTGCACTTTAGGAGGATGATCGTCAGCGATTTGGATCTGGATGTTTTGGCTAGGGCGAGGTTGGATGAGCTCGAGGCCTTGAAGCTTGATAAGTGCTCTGGGTTCTCTACTGATGGACTCTTGAGCATCGTTAAACACTGCAG GAGAATAAAAACATTGTTAATGGAAGAGAGTTCTTTTCTTGAAAAAGATGGTAAATGGTTACACGAGCTTGCTCTCCACAACACATCTCTCGAGGTTCTAAACTTCTACATGACCGAGTTCACCAAAATCAGCCCCGGCGACTTGGAAACCATTGCTAGAAACTGCCGCCGCTCTCTGGTCTCCGTCAAGGTCGGCGACTTTGAGATTCTGGAGCTTGTTGGTTTCTTTAGAGCCGCGACTAACCTCGAAGAGTTCTGTGGTGGCTCCTTGAACGAGGATATTGGAAGACCTGAGAAGTACATGAACTTGACTTTCCCGCCGAAGCTGTGCCGTCTGGGTCTCTCGTACATGGGGCCTAATGAAATGCCCATACTGTTTCCGTTCGCTGCTCAGATCCGGAAGCTTGATCTGCTTTATGCGTTGCTTGAGACTGAGGATCATTGCACACTCATTCAAAGGTGTCCTAATTTGGAAGTTCTTGAG ACAAGGAATGTAATAGGAGACAGGGGTCTAGAGATTCTTGCACAGCACTGCAAAAATTTGAAGCGGCTGAGGATTGAACGAGGTGCAGATGAGCAAGGAATGGAGGACGAAGAAGGCTTAGTTTCACAAAGAGGACTAATCGCCTTATCTCAGGGCTGCCAGGAGCTAGAATACATGGCTGTCTACGTCTCAGACATAACCAACGAGTCACTCGAAAGCATAGGCACATACCTGAAAAACCTCTGTGACTTCCGCCTCGTCTTACTCGACAGAGAAGAGAGAATCACGGACCTGCCACTAGACAACGGAGTCCGTTCCCTCTTGATAGGATGCAAGAAACTCAGACGGTTTGCGTTTTATCTCAGACAGGGCGGGTTAACGGACGTGGGGTTAAGCTATATAGGACAGTACAGCCCCAACGTGAGGTGGATGCTTCTTGGTTACGTCGGTGAAACAGACGAGGGGCTAATGGAGTTCTCGAGAGGCTGTCCGAGTCTACAGAAGCTAGAGATGAGAGGGTGTTGTTTCAGCGAGCGAGCAATCGCTGCAGCGGTTATGAGGTTGCCTTCGTTGAGATACTTGTGGGTACAAGGGTATAGAGCATCGGTTAGGGGACAAGATTTGAGGTTGATGTCTAGACCGTACTGGAACATAGAGCTGATACCGTCTAGAAGAGTACCGGAAGTGAATCAGCTTGGAGAGGTAAGAGAGATGGAGCATCCGGCTCATATATTGGCTTACTACTCTTTGGCTGGTCAGAGAACAGATTGTCCACCAACTGTTAGAGTCCTAAAGGagacatga